In the genome of Massilia sp. PAMC28688, one region contains:
- the mscL gene encoding large conductance mechanosensitive channel protein MscL, whose protein sequence is MTMMGEFRQFAMRGNVVDLAVGVIIGGAFGKIVDALVNDIIMPPLGRLFGGLDFANYYVPLNGQATGLALVEAKKLGAVIAYGHFFTVLLNFIILAFVIFQMIRLMNRLRRADPAPVPVAAIPEDIVLLREIRDSLKK, encoded by the coding sequence ATGACAATGATGGGTGAATTCCGGCAGTTTGCCATGCGGGGCAATGTGGTGGACCTTGCCGTGGGCGTGATTATTGGTGGTGCATTTGGCAAGATTGTCGATGCCCTCGTCAATGACATCATCATGCCGCCGCTCGGGCGCCTGTTCGGGGGACTCGATTTTGCCAATTACTATGTGCCGCTCAACGGCCAGGCCACGGGCCTGGCCCTGGTGGAGGCGAAGAAACTCGGCGCTGTGATTGCCTACGGCCATTTTTTTACGGTGCTGCTGAACTTTATCATTCTTGCCTTCGTCATATTTCAAATGATCCGGCTCATGAACCGCCTGCGGCGCGCTGATCCGGCGCCGGTTCCGGTGGCCGCCATTCCGGAAGATATTGTCCTGTTGCGTGAAATACGCGATTCTTTAAAGAAATAG
- a CDS encoding trypsin-like peptidase domain-containing protein has translation MRRYWLLFAQAVTVALALFMVVTAVRPDWVRALRVPAQGATVADSVQVRQAPLLAPTAGSYRDAAGRAIPSVVNILTSKSMGKNHPLLRDPFFRRFFGDRIPQQDQSSLGSGVIVSPDGYILTNNHVVEAADEIEVVLADGRKAPAVLVGTDPETDLAVIRIKLANLPAIVLGRAEQARVGDVVLAIGNPFGVGQTVTMGIISALGRTNLRINQFENFIQTDAAINFGNSGGALIDTNGNLLGINTAIYSQTGGSVGIGFAIPVSTAKTVMEAIIRQGRVVRGWIGIESQDITPELAQSFGLPVEEGALIAGVVEGGPAHRAGLLPGDILLTVAGKRITNTADMLNAVAELPPGKQARMTLMRRNRAHAVNIEVGVRPPPPRVR, from the coding sequence ATGCGGCGCTACTGGTTATTGTTCGCCCAGGCGGTCACAGTGGCCCTGGCGCTGTTCATGGTCGTCACAGCCGTGCGCCCGGACTGGGTGCGCGCCTTGCGCGTGCCTGCCCAGGGCGCCACCGTGGCCGATTCGGTGCAGGTGCGCCAGGCCCCGCTGCTCGCGCCCACGGCCGGCAGCTACCGCGATGCAGCCGGGCGCGCCATTCCTTCCGTGGTCAACATCCTCACCAGCAAATCGATGGGCAAGAACCATCCCTTGCTGCGCGACCCTTTCTTTCGCCGGTTTTTTGGCGACCGCATTCCCCAGCAAGACCAGTCCAGCCTGGGTTCGGGCGTCATCGTCAGTCCTGACGGCTATATCCTGACCAACAATCACGTGGTGGAAGCGGCTGACGAAATCGAAGTGGTGCTGGCCGATGGCCGCAAGGCCCCGGCCGTGCTGGTGGGCACCGACCCCGAAACCGACCTGGCCGTCATCCGCATCAAGCTGGCGAACTTGCCCGCCATTGTGCTCGGGCGCGCGGAACAGGCCCGCGTGGGCGACGTGGTGTTGGCCATCGGCAATCCGTTCGGGGTCGGGCAAACAGTCACCATGGGCATTATTTCCGCCCTGGGCCGCACCAACTTGCGCATCAACCAGTTTGAAAACTTTATCCAGACCGATGCCGCCATCAACTTTGGCAATTCCGGTGGCGCACTGATCGATACCAATGGCAACCTGCTCGGTATCAATACCGCCATCTACTCGCAAACGGGCGGCTCGGTTGGCATCGGTTTTGCCATCCCCGTCAGCACGGCCAAGACCGTGATGGAAGCGATCATCAGGCAGGGGCGCGTGGTGCGCGGCTGGATCGGCATCGAAAGCCAGGACATCACGCCGGAACTGGCGCAAAGTTTTGGCTTGCCTGTCGAGGAGGGCGCCCTCATCGCCGGCGTGGTCGAGGGCGGCCCAGCCCATCGGGCCGGTTTGCTGCCGGGCGACATTCTGCTCACCGTGGCGGGCAAGCGCATCACCAACACCGCCGACATGCTCAATGCCGTGGCCGAACTGCCGCCAGGAAAGCAGGCCCGCATGACGCTCATGCGCCGCAACCGTGCGCACGCCGTCAATATTGAGGTGGGGGTGCGGCCGCCACCACCCCGGGTTCGGTAG
- a CDS encoding PKD domain-containing protein, translating to MSLALMLAAITAASLMPASAVAQSHKNYDGSPVRVKPAFPVLNLGSASHGQEALSRLGGRLPQVAAYYGKTPAEFARQMREDKSTRLDKHGRLFHMEEPAGPPPPGYFDEALVKASGDTAQVNAVYGFDQTFSLHSRPFSKRKIYLDFNGHTVTGTAWNSAYGTDPIIAVPYDTDGVPGTFSAAELTAIQNIWRRVSEDFAAFDVDVTTQEPAADLMTRSSGADDTFGTRALITRNFTAALGGDCGCGGFAYVGVFDNVGNYHKPAFVFYDMLGGEKNIAEATSHEVGHNLGLGHDGAAGTGYYGGHGSLDTGWAPIMGVGYYRWLVQFSKGEYAGANNQEDDYAVMASNGVLVAPDDFGNTKASAAVLAPTLENGINVHDAQGVINSPTDIDSFKLHAGAGTINIDARPFNKSPNADLLVLVRDAAHAIVASANPADFLNGVISLNRPAGTYWVSVQGTGKGDPATTGYSSYGSLGRYSLRVTAPVPTASGIPQAIVSASATSATASATITFSGTASNGAITVYEWNFADGSPVVYGASASHAYTAPGTYNASLRVTTSAGYSDIRALQIIIR from the coding sequence ATGTCTCTCGCACTCATGCTGGCTGCGATTACGGCCGCTTCGCTCATGCCGGCCAGTGCAGTGGCGCAGTCGCACAAGAATTATGACGGCTCGCCCGTGCGCGTCAAGCCAGCCTTCCCGGTACTAAACCTCGGTTCCGCCAGCCACGGCCAGGAGGCGCTCAGCCGCCTGGGCGGCCGCCTGCCGCAAGTGGCCGCTTACTATGGCAAGACGCCTGCCGAATTTGCCCGTCAAATGCGCGAAGACAAGTCCACCCGTCTGGACAAGCATGGGCGCCTGTTTCACATGGAAGAGCCGGCCGGCCCGCCGCCGCCCGGCTACTTTGACGAGGCGCTGGTCAAGGCCAGCGGCGATACCGCCCAGGTCAATGCCGTCTATGGTTTCGACCAGACCTTCAGCCTCCATTCACGCCCCTTTTCCAAGCGCAAGATCTATCTCGACTTTAATGGCCACACCGTGACCGGCACGGCCTGGAACAGTGCCTACGGTACCGACCCCATCATTGCCGTGCCCTACGATACCGACGGCGTGCCCGGCACCTTCAGCGCCGCCGAGCTCACGGCCATCCAGAATATCTGGCGCCGGGTGTCGGAAGACTTCGCCGCCTTCGACGTCGACGTCACCACGCAGGAACCGGCGGCAGACTTGATGACCCGTTCGAGCGGCGCCGATGACACCTTCGGCACCCGCGCCCTGATCACCCGCAATTTCACGGCCGCCCTGGGCGGCGATTGCGGCTGCGGCGGCTTTGCCTATGTGGGCGTGTTCGACAATGTGGGCAATTATCACAAGCCGGCCTTTGTGTTTTATGACATGCTGGGCGGCGAGAAAAACATCGCCGAAGCCACCTCGCATGAAGTCGGCCACAACCTGGGCCTGGGGCACGATGGCGCCGCCGGCACCGGCTACTATGGCGGACACGGCTCGCTCGATACTGGCTGGGCGCCGATCATGGGCGTGGGATACTACCGCTGGCTGGTACAGTTCAGCAAGGGCGAGTATGCCGGCGCCAACAACCAGGAAGATGACTACGCCGTCATGGCCAGCAATGGCGTGCTGGTCGCGCCCGACGATTTCGGCAATACCAAGGCCAGCGCCGCCGTGCTGGCCCCGACGCTGGAAAACGGCATCAATGTCCACGATGCCCAGGGCGTCATCAATTCGCCGACCGACATCGATTCATTCAAGCTGCATGCCGGCGCCGGCACGATCAATATCGATGCCCGGCCATTTAACAAGTCGCCCAATGCCGATCTGCTGGTCCTGGTGCGCGACGCGGCCCATGCCATCGTGGCCAGCGCCAATCCCGCCGATTTCCTCAATGGGGTCATCAGCCTGAACCGTCCGGCCGGCACCTACTGGGTCAGCGTGCAGGGAACCGGCAAGGGCGACCCGGCCACGACCGGCTACAGCAGTTATGGCAGCCTCGGCCGCTATTCGCTCAGGGTGACCGCGCCCGTGCCCACGGCCAGCGGCATTCCCCAGGCCATCGTGAGCGCCAGCGCCACCAGCGCCACGGCGTCGGCCACCATCACGTTCTCGGGCACGGCCTCCAACGGCGCCATCACGGTCTATGAATGGAATTTTGCCGACGGCTCGCCGGTGGTCTACGGTGCCAGCGCCAGCCATGCCTATACCGCGCCCGGCACCTACAATGCTTCGCTGCGCGTGACCACCAGTGCCGGCTACAGCGACATCCGCGCCCTGCAGATCATCATTCGCTGA
- a CDS encoding cytochrome c1: protein MNLSKKLIAILALVPGLVFAASGGHPLDKVPQQQTMASLQNGAKLFVNYCLNCHAASSMRYNRLMDLGLTEDQIKTNLLFSADKVGEMMTTAMRPADAKEWFGVVPPDLSVIARAKSSSAGTGGDYLYTYLRTFYQDETRPTGWNNLVVPNVAMPHVMWQQQGIRTIKMVEEVDPHDASKKIQKFAGFEQVTKGSMTPLEFDAATADLVNFMQWMAEPAAETRKKMGVWVLFLMSIFVLFAWLLSKSYWKEVK from the coding sequence ATGAATTTATCTAAGAAACTGATCGCCATCCTGGCCCTGGTGCCAGGGCTGGTATTTGCGGCCTCGGGCGGTCATCCGCTCGACAAGGTGCCCCAGCAGCAAACCATGGCTTCCCTGCAAAATGGCGCCAAGCTGTTCGTCAACTACTGCCTGAACTGCCACGCTGCTTCGTCGATGCGCTACAACCGCCTCATGGACCTGGGCCTGACGGAAGACCAGATCAAGACCAATCTGCTGTTCTCGGCAGACAAGGTCGGTGAAATGATGACGACCGCCATGCGCCCGGCCGACGCCAAGGAATGGTTCGGCGTGGTGCCGCCGGACCTGTCGGTCATTGCCCGTGCCAAATCATCGTCGGCCGGCACCGGCGGCGACTATCTGTACACTTACCTGCGCACTTTTTACCAGGATGAAACCCGCCCCACCGGCTGGAACAACCTGGTGGTGCCCAACGTCGCCATGCCCCATGTCATGTGGCAGCAGCAGGGCATCCGCACCATCAAGATGGTGGAAGAAGTCGACCCGCATGACGCCAGCAAGAAGATCCAGAAGTTCGCCGGCTTCGAGCAGGTGACCAAGGGCAGCATGACCCCGCTGGAGTTTGACGCCGCCACCGCGGACCTGGTCAACTTCATGCAGTGGATGGCAGAACCGGCCGCCGAAACACGCAAGAAAATGGGCGTGTGGGTGTTGTTCCTGATGTCGATCTTCGTTCTGTTTGCCTGGCTCCTGAGCAAGTCTTACTGGAAAGAAGTAAAGTAA
- a CDS encoding SH3 domain-containing protein: MTIPRFIAGAALLLASVSAQAFDFKSVGNTPAILYDAPSVRGGKLYIAPRGMPVEVVLSYGDWVKVRDMSGDMAWTEAKMLTPKRNVIVRVNGAKVRPTPDESGIALMTADKGVLLELADPTSNVWIKVRHRDGIIGFVKSSDIWGI; the protein is encoded by the coding sequence ATGACAATCCCACGTTTCATTGCCGGCGCGGCGCTGTTGCTCGCTTCGGTATCGGCACAGGCATTCGATTTCAAATCGGTCGGCAATACGCCCGCCATTTTGTATGACGCCCCTTCCGTGCGCGGCGGCAAACTGTATATCGCGCCGCGCGGCATGCCGGTCGAAGTCGTGCTCAGCTACGGCGACTGGGTCAAGGTGCGCGACATGAGCGGCGACATGGCGTGGACGGAAGCGAAGATGCTCACGCCCAAGCGCAATGTGATCGTGCGCGTCAATGGCGCCAAGGTCAGGCCCACGCCGGACGAGAGCGGCATTGCGCTCATGACGGCCGACAAGGGCGTGCTGCTGGAACTGGCCGACCCGACTTCCAACGTCTGGATCAAGGTGCGTCACCGCGACGGCATCATTGGCTTTGTCAAATCCAGCGATATCTGGGGCATCTGA
- the petA gene encoding ubiquinol-cytochrome c reductase iron-sulfur subunit: MSNDKQVDSGRRVLLGATCVAGGAVGLGTAGVLVSTFQPSEKAKAAGAPVEVSVAGMAPGEMKTVEWRGKPVWILKRSPEMLASLKSTTDDVADPNSERNPGELTPDYARNEYRSIKPEYLVAVGICSHLGCSPTSKFTAGPQPNLPDDWAGGFICPCHGSTFDLAGRVFKNVPAPDNLQVPRHMFVGDNLIVGKDEKGEA, translated from the coding sequence ATGAGTAACGATAAGCAGGTCGATTCAGGCCGACGCGTTTTGCTCGGCGCCACGTGCGTGGCGGGCGGCGCGGTGGGTTTGGGCACGGCGGGAGTACTGGTAAGCACCTTCCAGCCGTCGGAAAAGGCGAAAGCCGCCGGCGCGCCAGTGGAAGTAAGTGTCGCCGGCATGGCGCCGGGCGAGATGAAGACGGTGGAGTGGCGCGGCAAGCCCGTGTGGATCCTGAAGCGCTCGCCAGAAATGCTGGCATCGCTCAAGAGCACGACGGACGACGTGGCCGACCCCAATTCGGAGCGCAATCCCGGCGAACTGACGCCGGATTACGCCCGTAACGAGTACCGCTCCATCAAGCCGGAATACCTGGTGGCCGTGGGCATCTGCTCGCACCTGGGCTGCTCGCCAACCAGCAAGTTCACTGCCGGTCCCCAGCCGAACCTGCCGGATGACTGGGCAGGCGGCTTCATCTGCCCATGCCATGGCTCGACCTTCGACCTGGCCGGCCGCGTGTTCAAGAACGTGCCTGCCCCGGACAACCTGCAAGTGCCGCGCCACATGTTTGTCGGCGACAACCTGATCGTCGGTAAAGACGAGAAAGGCGAGGCGTAA
- a CDS encoding NAD(P)H-dependent glycerol-3-phosphate dehydrogenase, which produces MHTPPGNHITVLGAGAWGTAVALALSARHNVLIWGRDPLAMAAMDTARENTHYLPGFALPPQLQVTGNLESALAHLDDPAPLLIAACPVAGLRPLLQQLKPHAIPNIVWLCKGFEGGSGMLPHQVVQDVLGEAVPAAALSGPSFAQEVARSLPCALTVASSSLALRESVVASVHGGTMRVYACDDMVGVEVGGAVKNVLAIATGVADGLGLGLNARAALITRGLAEITRLGTALGANPGTFMGLTGMGDLILTCTGDLSRNRKVGLELAKGKALDTIVAELGHVAEGVPCARAVRALAASMDVDMPITNAIAGVLFDGDTPQDMLAQLLARDPRDEVA; this is translated from the coding sequence ATGCATACACCACCTGGCAATCACATTACTGTCCTCGGCGCCGGCGCCTGGGGCACCGCCGTGGCGCTGGCCCTGTCGGCCCGCCACAATGTCCTGATCTGGGGCCGCGACCCGCTCGCCATGGCAGCCATGGACACGGCCCGCGAAAACACCCACTACCTGCCCGGCTTTGCATTGCCGCCGCAGCTGCAGGTCACCGGCAACCTGGAATCTGCGCTGGCGCACCTGGATGACCCGGCGCCGCTGCTCATTGCCGCCTGCCCCGTAGCCGGCCTGCGGCCCCTGCTGCAGCAGCTCAAACCCCATGCCATTCCCAACATCGTGTGGCTGTGCAAGGGCTTTGAGGGCGGCAGCGGCATGCTGCCGCACCAGGTGGTGCAGGACGTGCTGGGCGAGGCGGTGCCGGCTGCGGCCCTCTCGGGCCCATCGTTTGCCCAGGAAGTGGCGCGCAGCCTGCCGTGCGCCCTGACGGTTGCGTCCTCCTCGCTGGCCCTGCGCGAATCCGTGGTGGCCAGCGTTCATGGCGGCACTATGCGCGTCTATGCCTGCGACGACATGGTGGGCGTGGAAGTCGGTGGCGCCGTCAAGAACGTGCTGGCCATTGCCACCGGCGTGGCCGATGGCCTGGGCCTGGGCTTGAATGCGCGCGCCGCCCTGATCACGCGCGGGCTGGCGGAAATCACGCGCCTGGGCACGGCCCTGGGTGCCAATCCCGGCACCTTCATGGGCCTGACCGGCATGGGCGACCTGATCCTGACCTGCACCGGCGACCTGTCGCGCAACCGCAAGGTCGGCCTGGAGCTGGCCAAGGGCAAGGCGCTCGATACCATTGTGGCCGAACTGGGCCACGTGGCCGAAGGCGTGCCCTGCGCCAGGGCCGTGCGCGCACTGGCAGCGAGCATGGATGTGGACATGCCGATCACCAATGCCATTGCCGGCGTCTTGTTTGACGGGGACACCCCGCAGGACATGCTGGCCCAGCTGCTGGCACGCGATCCGCGCGACGAAGTCGCGTGA
- a CDS encoding polysaccharide pyruvyl transferase family protein: protein MNVFLLNDTATIPHVGCQAVSDAHARLLGDAGHIVSDRAFLGELRSFAGSDEDAAIAAVLADPALRRRIEACDAMVINGEGTLHHGFGSEYFACLGAAQQLGKKTLIVNAVFEAHTGWLDILGRLDDFCIRDAESLRHAESLGLPARLVPDSFMAAVFSADAAVDLSGQIVVTDWHPFRDADVGATLRQILDNVEGSFYYPLQHGMHTHLWRGAVADWSAASIIITARHHGIYLAARAGKPFVALPSNTRKIEGLIAASGARIPVATSGDQVQAAFEYAMDNLDQYQKLFDWLAQQTPLTTFRALGNGEAEGGAAAELARLAQQVRGRHTGLAPQFWGLRNGAASTLSSS, encoded by the coding sequence ATGAACGTCTTCCTGCTCAACGATACCGCCACCATTCCCCACGTCGGCTGCCAGGCCGTGTCCGACGCCCATGCGCGCCTGCTCGGTGACGCCGGCCACATTGTCAGCGACCGCGCCTTCCTTGGCGAGCTGCGCAGCTTTGCCGGGAGCGACGAGGACGCTGCCATCGCCGCCGTGCTGGCCGATCCCGCCCTGCGGCGCCGCATCGAAGCCTGCGATGCCATGGTCATCAATGGCGAAGGCACCCTGCACCATGGCTTTGGCAGCGAATACTTTGCCTGCCTGGGCGCGGCCCAGCAGCTGGGCAAGAAGACCTTGATCGTCAATGCCGTGTTCGAAGCGCACACGGGCTGGCTCGACATCCTGGGCCGGCTGGATGACTTTTGCATTCGCGATGCCGAATCGCTGCGCCATGCGGAAAGCCTGGGCCTGCCCGCGCGCCTGGTGCCGGACTCCTTCATGGCGGCCGTCTTTTCGGCCGACGCCGCGGTAGACCTGTCCGGCCAGATCGTGGTGACCGACTGGCATCCTTTCCGCGACGCCGACGTGGGCGCCACCCTGCGCCAGATCCTCGACAATGTGGAAGGCAGCTTTTACTATCCGCTGCAGCACGGCATGCATACCCACCTCTGGCGCGGCGCGGTCGCGGACTGGTCGGCAGCCAGCATCATCATCACGGCCCGCCATCATGGCATCTACCTGGCCGCGCGCGCGGGCAAGCCCTTCGTTGCGCTGCCATCGAATACGCGCAAGATCGAAGGCTTGATCGCAGCCTCGGGCGCCCGCATCCCGGTGGCGACCAGCGGCGACCAGGTGCAGGCGGCCTTTGAATACGCGATGGACAACCTGGACCAGTACCAGAAGCTGTTTGACTGGCTCGCCCAACAGACTCCCCTGACCACCTTCCGCGCCCTGGGAAACGGCGAGGCCGAGGGCGGCGCCGCGGCCGAGCTGGCGCGCCTGGCGCAGCAGGTCAGGGGCCGCCACACCGGCCTGGCCCCGCAGTTCTGGGGCTTGCGCAACGGCGCGGCCAGCACCTTGTCCTCCAGCTGA
- the secB gene encoding protein-export chaperone SecB, translating into MSDENQQPVFQIQRVYLKDMSLEQPNSPAIFLEQEAPAIEVSLDVGAEAIADGIYESTVTITVTAKVKDKVAFLVEGKQAGIFEARNIPADQMDPLLGIGCPNIVYPYLRANIADVITRAGFPPVHLAEINFEVFYQQRRQALAEAAGSAPAPTAAV; encoded by the coding sequence ATGTCTGACGAAAACCAGCAACCAGTATTCCAAATCCAACGCGTCTATCTGAAAGACATGTCGCTGGAGCAACCGAATTCCCCGGCCATCTTCCTCGAGCAGGAAGCGCCAGCGATCGAAGTGTCGCTTGACGTGGGCGCCGAAGCCATTGCCGACGGCATCTACGAGTCGACCGTCACCATCACCGTGACCGCCAAGGTCAAGGACAAGGTCGCATTCCTGGTGGAAGGCAAGCAGGCCGGCATTTTCGAGGCACGCAATATTCCTGCCGACCAGATGGACCCGCTGCTGGGCATCGGCTGCCCGAACATCGTGTACCCTTACCTGCGCGCCAATATCGCCGACGTGATCACCCGTGCCGGCTTCCCGCCCGTGCACCTGGCTGAAATCAATTTCGAAGTGTTCTACCAGCAGCGCCGCCAGGCACTGGCCGAAGCAGCAGGCTCGGCACCGGCTCCTACTGCAGCCGTCTAA
- a CDS encoding cupin domain-containing protein, whose protein sequence is MALPHAASGELIRLQRTEDDIAHFTSIALAKTEHMELIRLVLPKERDMPLHKVDGEITLLCLHGELVCDAHGTSTILRPGEMVYLLGGVPHAIRANEDAVGLLTILLNPKGEEHAQVLQR, encoded by the coding sequence ATGGCCTTGCCCCACGCCGCCTCAGGCGAACTGATTCGCTTGCAGCGCACCGAAGACGATATTGCCCATTTCACTTCCATCGCGCTGGCCAAGACCGAGCACATGGAACTGATCCGCCTGGTGCTGCCCAAGGAGCGGGACATGCCGCTGCACAAGGTCGATGGGGAAATCACCTTGCTCTGCCTGCACGGCGAACTGGTGTGCGACGCCCATGGCACTTCCACCATCCTGCGCCCGGGCGAGATGGTGTACCTGCTGGGCGGCGTGCCGCATGCCATCCGCGCCAACGAAGACGCGGTGGGCCTGCTGACCATCCTGCTCAATCCAAAAGGGGAAGAACACGCGCAAGTGCTGCAGCGCTGA
- a CDS encoding DUF2461 domain-containing protein, with the protein MHLRDLTQYLTELADNNNRPWFIMNKPRYDILREEFLAVVTQLIAQLGTFDREVVACNPKKAMFRINRDIRFAADKRPYKTRFSAGITPRDLRRPSAGGGPTYYFHIDGDGTLGIGAGEYLPPPPRLKAIRAALVNDAPGFAKVIKNKAMRSTFGDSMLHEDKLQRPPKGYDPGHPHIEYIKLKSFFVWTEVKLKLNEPDQLVPDLARAFKDAYTLVAWLRGVEVAPTQD; encoded by the coding sequence ATGCATCTGCGCGACCTGACGCAATACCTGACCGAGCTGGCCGACAACAACAACCGTCCCTGGTTCATCATGAACAAGCCGCGCTACGATATCCTGCGCGAAGAATTTTTAGCCGTGGTGACGCAACTGATTGCGCAGCTGGGCACATTTGACCGTGAAGTGGTGGCCTGCAATCCGAAAAAGGCCATGTTCCGCATCAACCGCGATATCCGCTTTGCCGCCGACAAGCGGCCCTACAAGACGCGCTTTTCGGCCGGCATCACGCCCAGGGATTTGCGCCGACCCAGCGCCGGCGGTGGGCCCACCTATTATTTCCACATCGATGGCGATGGCACGCTCGGCATCGGGGCCGGCGAATACCTGCCGCCGCCGCCACGCCTGAAGGCGATCCGCGCCGCGCTCGTCAACGATGCGCCAGGATTTGCCAAAGTGATCAAGAATAAGGCCATGCGGAGCACCTTTGGCGACAGCATGCTGCACGAAGACAAACTGCAGCGCCCGCCCAAAGGTTACGACCCCGGCCATCCGCACATCGAGTACATCAAGCTCAAGAGTTTTTTCGTGTGGACCGAAGTCAAGCTCAAGCTGAACGAACCCGACCAGCTCGTACCTGATTTGGCGCGCGCGTTCAAGGATGCCTACACGCTGGTCGCCTGGCTGCGCGGCGTGGAGGTTGCCCCCACACAAGACTGA
- a CDS encoding cytochrome bc complex cytochrome b subunit: MAAFKETKLPANAPVAEKGLAWVDDRFPLSKLWNDQWGKYYAPKNFNFWYIFGSLAMLILVLQIVTGIFLTMHYKPDANLAFASVEYIMREVPWGWLVRYMHSTGASAFFIVVYLHMTRGLMYGSYRKPRELIWLFGFAIFLALMAEAFFGYLLPWGQMSYWGAQVIVNLFSAIPLIGPDLSLLIRGDYVVSDATLNRFFAFHVIALPLVLLGLVAAHLIALHEVGSNNPDGIEVKENLGPDGHPVDAIPSHPYYTVHDLFGVSVFLLIFSAVVFFAPEMGGYFLEYNNFIPADSLKTPAHIAPTWYFTPFYSVLRATTANFMYVLMGATALYVAFIWLKSRLSFMTKVAIAVVALVLIIGMLPAVLDAKFWGVVLFGSSVMIIAALPWLDHSPVRSIRYRPDWHKYVYGVFFASFLILGYLGTQLPTDIFTLISQVCTLLYFSFFLLMPWWSAAGTFKPVPKRVTFEPH, encoded by the coding sequence ATGGCCGCATTCAAAGAAACCAAGCTGCCGGCCAACGCGCCGGTGGCCGAAAAAGGCCTGGCCTGGGTCGATGACCGCTTCCCCCTGAGCAAGCTGTGGAACGACCAGTGGGGCAAGTACTACGCTCCGAAAAACTTCAACTTCTGGTACATCTTCGGCTCGCTGGCAATGCTGATCCTGGTATTGCAAATCGTCACCGGCATTTTCCTGACCATGCACTACAAGCCGGACGCCAACCTGGCGTTTGCCTCGGTCGAATACATCATGCGCGAAGTGCCGTGGGGCTGGCTGGTACGCTATATGCACTCGACCGGCGCCTCGGCCTTCTTCATCGTGGTCTACCTGCACATGACGCGCGGCCTCATGTACGGCTCTTACCGCAAGCCACGCGAACTGATCTGGCTGTTCGGTTTTGCCATCTTCCTGGCCCTGATGGCCGAAGCCTTCTTTGGCTACCTGCTGCCATGGGGCCAGATGTCGTACTGGGGCGCCCAGGTGATTGTCAACCTGTTCAGCGCCATTCCCCTGATCGGCCCGGACCTGTCGCTGCTCATCCGTGGTGACTATGTGGTGTCGGACGCCACCCTGAACCGCTTCTTCGCCTTCCACGTGATCGCCCTGCCGCTGGTTCTGCTGGGTCTGGTAGCTGCCCACCTGATCGCCCTGCACGAAGTGGGCTCGAACAATCCTGACGGTATCGAAGTGAAGGAAAATCTGGGCCCGGACGGCCACCCGGTGGACGCCATTCCTTCGCATCCTTACTACACGGTGCACGACCTGTTTGGCGTGTCGGTCTTCCTGCTGATTTTCTCGGCGGTCGTGTTCTTTGCCCCGGAAATGGGCGGCTACTTCCTGGAGTACAACAACTTCATCCCGGCCGATTCACTCAAGACCCCGGCGCACATTGCCCCGACCTGGTACTTCACGCCGTTCTACTCGGTGCTGCGTGCCACCACGGCCAACTTCATGTATGTGCTGATGGGTGCCACCGCCCTGTATGTCGCCTTTATCTGGCTCAAGTCGCGCCTGTCGTTCATGACCAAGGTCGCCATTGCCGTGGTCGCCCTGGTGCTGATCATCGGCATGCTGCCAGCGGTGCTGGACGCCAAGTTCTGGGGTGTCGTGCTGTTCGGTTCGTCGGTGATGATCATTGCCGCCCTGCCATGGCTGGATCACTCGCCGGTGCGTTCGATCCGCTATCGTCCTGACTGGCACAAGTATGTGTACGGCGTGTTCTTTGCTTCGTTCCTGATCCTGGGCTACCTCGGTACCCAGCTTCCGACGGACATCTTTACGCTGATCTCGCAGGTCTGCACCTTGCTGTACTTCAGCTTTTTCCTGCTGATGCCGTGGTGGAGCGCTGCCGGCACCTTCAAGCCAGTGCCAAAACGTGTGACGTTTGAACCGCACTAA